The window CTCATAATACGCACCTTGCAAACGACCGGTATCTTGCCATTCGGTGCGACGTATTATCCCAGTTTCTACTAACAGTGATAAATTTCGATAAACTGTAGTTAATGACACCTTGTGACCTTTGCGCGCCAATTCATCAAGTAGATTTTCAGGAGTAAAATGGCCTTTCATATCGCAAATTATTTGCAATAAGGCTGTTCTTTCTAAAGTTAGACGACCACCTTCTTTTATCAATCTATTTTTTAATATATCTTGACAAGTTCCATTAGGTGAACAGTTTTTACATTTTTTTTTAATAATCCTTGTTGCATTTAATTTTCAATAGCATAAAATGCTTAGTTGCGCTACTACATTGTGAATCATTGTGAATCAGCAGCTAAATTTTTTGAGGTGATAATGCCAAATGGAGTTAATGGCTTCGACCACTTCTTATTTAATGCCATCAATGGCAATGGTGTTTGGTGGTTAGACGGCTTATTTGATTTGTTTTCTAATAGAAGCGCTGCTTTAATTGCTGGTCTAGGAATTCTAATTATTTTAGGGCTAAGATATCGCTTGGCAATAGTACGTTTGGCCATAACCGCTGGTATTGCTCTTTTTCTTTCAGACACGATTGGCTATCAAATACTTAAACCATGGTTTGGGCGAGTACGACCTTGCTATTTTTTATCACCCGATGAAGTTCGCCTTGTTGTTGGCGCGGCTAATGTCGGTTCAATGCCGAGCTTGCACGC of the Deltaproteobacteria bacterium genome contains:
- a CDS encoding transcriptional repressor, with product MIKEGGRLTLERTALLQIICDMKGHFTPENLLDELARKGHKVSLTTVYRNLSLLVETGIIRRTEWQDTGRLQGAYYERIWGKKHHDHLVCSCCKKRIEFSYPAIDILQDAVAKEYGFTLERHFLELIGICSKCSNNGAAVK
- a CDS encoding phosphatase PAP2 family protein, encoding MPNGVNGFDHFLFNAINGNGVWWLDGLFDLFSNRSAALIAGLGILIILGLRYRLAIVRLAITAGIALFLSDTIGYQILKPWFGRVRPCYFLSPDEVRLVVGAANVGSMPSLHAANSFAIAFVLTMLDRRLALIAYPVASLAAISRVYLGVHWPTDIIAGAFWGTFAGLAGWWLTAKLWTTISQQRQKQKLHNL